One genomic window of Corythoichthys intestinalis isolate RoL2023-P3 chromosome 18, ASM3026506v1, whole genome shotgun sequence includes the following:
- the tmem45b gene encoding transmembrane protein 45B, translating to MASFLGHAIPGSFFLLFGLWLTIKHTLQHYWRKNQPRGRAILPPFFKRIEYIEGGLQIFASFVGIMVEQFVVDGPHAHLYDNNAWVKLMNWQHSTMYLFFGISGIALVLSTFSKLVPVGVDRLALSLALFVEGFLFYYHVSTRPLLDAHIHTLLLVAVFSGSACAMMEVFLRDHIILELLKACLFVLQGSWFYQIAFVLFPLRGPKWDLTLHGNVMFVTMCFCWHLAMALLVVTFTSAAVWITMRKFSRREHDMEMAMRSKLSAANSEKALLDESEED from the exons ATGGCCAGTTTTCTAGGCCACGCCATTCCTGGCTCTTTCTTCTTGCTCTTTGGGTTATGGCTGACCATCAAACACACTCTCCAACACTACTGGAGGAAAAATCAGCCCAGAGGAAGAGCCATTTTGCCTCCTTTCTTCAAACGAATTGAGTACATTGAGGGAGGGCTTCAAATCTTTGCTTCGTTTGTCG GGATCATGGTGGAGCAGTTTGTGGTGGACGGCCCGCACGCTCACCTCTACGACAATAATGCGTGGGTCAAGCTGATGAATTGGCAGCACAGCACCATGTACCTCTTTTTTGGCATCTCGGGAATAGCTTTGGtgctaagcactttttccaaaCTTGTACCAGTCGGCGTGGACCGATTGGCTCTTTCTTTGGCTCTTTTTGTAGAAG GTTTTTTGTTCTACTACCATGTGAGCACTCGCCCACTATTGGATGCCCACATCCACACTCTTCTACTTGTGGCTGTGTTCAGTGGATCGGCTTGTGCCATGATGGAGGTGTTCTTGAGGGACCACATTATTCTGGAGCTGCTGAAAGCCTGCTTGTTCGTCTTGCAAGGCTCGTGGTTCTACCAG ATCGCTTTTGTTCTTTTCCCACTGAGAGGCCCGAAATGGGACTTGACTTTGCATGGCAACGTCATGTTTGTCACCATGTGCTTCTGCTGGCATTTGGCCATGGCGTTGCTTGTCGTCACCTTCACCTCGGCTGCCGTTTGGAT AACCATGAGGAAATTCTCCAGAAGGGAACATGACATGGAGATGGCGATGCGAAGTAAACTGTCTGCAGCAAACTCTGAGAAAGCTTTGCTCGATGAGTCTGAAGAGGATTAA